Genomic segment of Steroidobacter denitrificans:
GCGAGCCACCATGATCTTCACTTGGGTACCGATACGCCCGCGCATGCGATCGATGGCATCGTTCAGATCATCGGTTTTCACCGATACGCCGTCGACCGCCAGAATCGTATCGCCAGCCTTCAGGCCGGCGCGCGCCGCCGGCGTGTCCTCGATCGGCGCAACGACCGTGACACGGTTGTTTTCCAGCATTACTTCGATTCCGACACCGGAGTATTCGCCCGAAGTACCGATGCGGAGTTCCTCGAGTTGCTCGGGATCGAGATACGCCGAGTACGGATCCAGGTCCGCCATCATGCCGCGGATCGCTGCTTCCATGAGTTCCTGATCCGAACGTACCTCCACGTATTCGCGCCGCACATGTTCCAATACTTCGGCGAACGTCCGCGCATCACGCCAGGGGATGCTCGGTCTGCCGCCGCCGGAGGATGATGGTTGATACGAAAGCGCAGGTTGGATTTCGCGCTTGGCCTGGGGCGGATGTCCCAGCGGCAAGCCGAGGCCGATGAGGGTAGCTGCCAGGAGAAGCACGGAACGAAGCGATGGAAGAGGGAGCGGCATACGCAAATGCGATAATGGTGTCGAAAAATTCAAGATCGATGCCCGAAAAACACGCGTGAACGCGTCTGCTGAATAGTACACGGGGTATATCGGCCAATGCGGTACAGGCTGCAGTAAAAGCCTGGCATCCTGCCGCCGGTATGGACCGCGGTCCGCTTTGGACGCTGCATGGCGATGCGATCCTGCCGAGACCGTCTTGCCGGAGTTCACCGGGGGTAGCCTCTCCTGGACCGGCCGCAGTTGTCTCGCTGAGGTCGTACCGCCTGGGCGGCCTGAAACCGGCGTCAGAAGGCGCGGGTTTCAGCAGTCATTTGCGCAGCCAGTCCTGAGGATTAAGCGCCTGCTTGCCTTTGCGAATCTCCAGGTACAGGCCGGGCTGGCCGACGGCAGCGTCGCCGACGGCACCGATCGGGTCTCCCGGTTCGACCCGGTCACCGACGCGGCGATACAGTTGTTCGTTATGACCGTACAGACTCATATAGCCGCCGCCATGGTCGAGCACTATCAGCAAACCCAATCCCGGCAGCCAATCGGCATACACTACGCGGCCATAATAGGGCGCGCGAACCTCGGTTCCGCGCGCCGCTCCGATCACCAGCCCCTGCCATTTCAGGGGGCCACCGGAGCGCAGTTGGCCAAAACGCGCCAGCACGGAGCCCTTGACGGGCCAGGGCAGCTTGCCTCTGATCTGCTGGAACGGCCGCTCGGCCAGTTCTGGAAATTCCTCGATCGCCCGGCGCAATTCCTCGACCAATTTTTCCAGTGCGCGCGCATCGCGCTGGAGTTTTGTCAACTCGTCGTTGCGTGTCTTGAGCGTAGATTGCACCTGCGCCAGCGTACGGGCACGCTGGCTGCGTGCACCGGCCAGCGCTCGTACATCGCGCTCCTGCTCCTGCTCCAGGGTTTTTAACCGGAGGGTCTCGGCACTGATGCGTTCGGCCAGCAATTCAAGGTGGGCAAGATGTTCGCCGATAGAGGTGATACGTTCCGCGCGTACCCGGCTGAAATAACCATAGTAGGCCATCATGCGTCCTAGCTGTGTCGGATTTCCTTGATTTAACAATAACTTGAGATGCTCCTGACGGCCATTGATATAGGCTGTCGTCAATTCGCCCGCCAGGGCGTCACGTTCGCCGGCGATCTTGCCGCGAGTGTCCGCCTGCTCCATGCCGAGTTCGGTCAGTCGGCGCTCGGCGGCGATGCGGTTGCTGCGCACCGCGGCCAGGCGCTCGCGCGCTGCCTGAATATCGAGATCGGCCTTCTTGAGCTGTCCGGTGAGGGCATCGCGCCGTTCGGCTTCTGTATGGATGGCCTTACGGATGGATTCGATGCGGTTCTTGACCTGCTTCAGCTCGGCCTCCTTGGCGCCGACCTGCGCCTGGGCGCCTTGAAAGGCGGTCAGGCAAAGCAGTACTGGAACGACCAGGCGCGTGGCCGATACTCGCGTTTCACACAGCCATGCAGGCAATTGCCCGCGGGTCAGGTTCAGCATCCGGGCCGGCCTGAGCAGACGCCTCGAAACGACGGCCAAGCCAGCAGAAATGCCTGTTGCTATACTGCACGACCTTCTGGACGATGCTTCGAGATCTTCCAGAATGACATCCTCCTGTTCCGTGGGTCGCTTCCGGGCAGCCCGAATGGATCGAAGTGCAATGAATCGTTTCTTTGAGTACACCACCAACCATCCGTTCCTGGTCGCTGCAGCGGCAATTCTCGCCGTTCTTGGCCTCATGATCGAGATGCGCCAGCGTACCCATGGCTCACGGGCCGTGGGGCCGGTCGATGCGGTACGGCTGGCAAACAGCGGCGCGTTGTTCCTGGACGTGCGCGAAACCAAGGACTTCGATGCCGGGCATATCATCGACGCGCGTCATGTACCGGCCGCATCGCTGGGCGACCGCGCCGAGTCTCTCAAACGCTACAAGGACAAGCCTATCGTCGTTTACTGCGACGGCGGCCTGACTTCGGCAGGAGCAGCGCGTACCCTGCGGGCAGCGGGCTTCGGCAAGGTAGTGACATTGCGCGGCGGATTGCAAGGCTGGCGCCAGGAAAATCTGCCTGTGCTCAGCAAAGGTGCGGAGCGTCAACAAGCCGGCAAGCCGGGCAAGTCAGGAAAACCGTCATGAGCGGCCGCGATGCATCTTCACTCGAAACTGCGGGCAGTGGCCCAGGCATCGTCATGTATACCACCGGCACATGCAGCTACTGCTGGCGAGCACGTGATCTATTGGAGCACAAGGGCGCTGCCTTCCATGAAATCAGGGTGGACAAGGACGTCGAGCAACGTGAGGTGATGCGACAGCGCAGCGGCCGCCGCACAGTACCGCAGATCTTCATCGGCGAGCAGCATATCGGGGGGTATGATGATCTGGCGAAACTGGAGCGTACCGGAAAGCTGGATCCCCTGCTGGCACCCTACCTGAAGCCCGCTTGAGACAAGTCGAGGCGTCCAGACAATACCTGACGGCTGATTCGCCGGGGATCCTGCGGGTTGTTCCGGCACCGGATCCGAAAAGTCGACCGATTTTAGAAACGCTTTAATTTCGATTACGAGGGTTTAAACCATGGCTGACGAAGCACCCGCCGCAAACGGACAGGCCGTCGATCCCAACGCACCGCAGTTCGCGCCGCAGGCGGTCTATGTGAAGGACGTCTCTTACGAGGCGCCCGGCGGCCCGCGCATCGCCCCGGATGCGGCGAATCCCACCATCAACCTGAATCTGAACACCTCGGTGACCGATCTGGGAGGCGATCTCAAGGAGGTTGTGCTGACGGTGCGCGTAGAGGCTCAAGCCGCAGAAAAAACCGCCTGGCTGATCGAACTGCAGCAGGCCGGGGCTTTCGGTATCCGTAACGTACCTGCCGCGGATGCACAACGCCTACTCGGCATCTTTTGTCCGACCTACCTGCTGCCGTACGCGCGCCAGGTGGTGTCCGACCTGCTTTCGAAGGGTGGCTTTCCGCCATTTCTGCTGCCGCCCGTCAATTTCGAGGCACTGTTCAATCAGGCCGCCGAAAGGGCGCAGCAGCAGCAACAGCAGCCGCAGGCACCTGCGACCCCGGTGAACTGATCTCGCCATGTCGATCGCGCCGTCCACGGAAGCTTCCGTGGACACGACATGCGTCGTGTTGGGAGCCGGCTCCTGGGGAACCGCGCTCGCCATTCAGCTGGCCAGGCTCGATCGCCCCACGGTGCTGTGGGGCCGTGATCCGGCGCAGCTGACCAGGCTCGCACAGGAACGCCGGAATGTACGCTACCTGCCCGAGGCGACCTTTCCCGCAGCGTTGAATATAGAACCGGCGCTGGGCCAGGCCGTGCGTGCCGGCCGTGACGTGCTGCTGGCGGTACCCAGCCACGCCCTGCGCGCCATGCTGCTGGATATCCTCCCCCATCTTCAGGCCGGTGCCCGGGTCAGCTGGGCGACCAAGGGCTTCGAGTGCGACACCGGTCTGCTGCCTCATCAAGTGGCACGCCAGATCCTGGGCGAACAGGTGGCAACTGCCGTCGTATCCGGCCCGACTTTCGCCCGCGAGGTCGGTGCCGGACTGCCTACCGCCATGACGGTGGCTGCAGCCGATCCGGAGTTCGCCAGGCATCTGGCGAAACGCTTGTCCGGTGAGAATTTTCGCGCCTATACCTCCAGCGATGTCGTCGGCGTGGAAGTCGGGGGAGCTGTCAAGAATGTCCTGGCGATCGGCGCCGGCATTTCCGATGGTCTGGACTTCGGCGCAAATACGCGCATCGCCCTCATCACGCGCGGCCTGGCCGAGATGACTCGCCTCGGCGTGGCTCTCGGGGCACGGCAGGAAACTTTCATGGGGCTGGCGGGCCTCGGCGATCTGGTGCTTACCTGTACCGATGACCAGTCGCGTAATCGGCGCTTCGGACTGGCATTGGCCACAGGTGAGAAGGTGGATGCCGCCCAACGGGGCATCGGACAAATCGTCGAAGGCGTGCGTGCGGCGCATGCAGTGCGAGACGTCGCCCGGCGTCTGCAGGTGGAGATGCCCATCTGCGAGCAGGTATACCGAGTCGTCTACGAGCAGGTATCGCCGCGAGACGCGGTGAAGGAACTGATGGCTCGGGCATTGAAATCCGAGATACCGGCCTGAGCCAGCCTGTTCAAGCCGGCATGGCGGGGGCCACCAAGTCAAGAATCCCTGGCGTAAACCATTTCAGGGGTAGCAGTTCCGCCCATGGCCCTTGTTAGCCGTGCCTTCGGGATTCAGGCTAACAAGGGCCATGGGCGGAACTGCCTATCAGTGACGGGTAGGCAACCCCGAACACGGAAGCGAAACTGCTCTTGCCGGCTTATTCAGCCCCTGCGAAGCCCTGCTGGCGCCAAGCCTCGTAGATCAGTACGGCTGCCGCATTCGACAGGTTGAGGCTGCGATTTCCGGCCTGCATCGGCAGGCGCAGGCGTCGCTGGGGCGGGCAGCAGGCCAGTATGGTCTCGGGCAGGCCCCGCGTCTCCGGCCCGAACAGGAAGGCGTCACCGGGCGCGAAACGTACGGTGTCATAGCGAGTCATTGCCTTGCTGGACAAAGCGAACCAGCGCGGCAAGCGCAGTGCGGTCATGCATTCGTCCAGGGTATCCCAAGCCGTGACCTGGGCCAGTTCGGCATAATCCATGCCGGCACGGCGAACGGCCTTTTCCCCGATATCGAAGCCCAGGGGACGGATCAGATGCAGCCGCGCTCCAGTGTTGGCACACAGGCGAATGACATTGCCGGTGTTGGGCGGAATTTCCGGCTGATACAAGATGA
This window contains:
- a CDS encoding murein hydrolase activator EnvC family protein is translated as MLNLTRGQLPAWLCETRVSATRLVVPVLLCLTAFQGAQAQVGAKEAELKQVKNRIESIRKAIHTEAERRDALTGQLKKADLDIQAARERLAAVRSNRIAAERRLTELGMEQADTRGKIAGERDALAGELTTAYINGRQEHLKLLLNQGNPTQLGRMMAYYGYFSRVRAERITSIGEHLAHLELLAERISAETLRLKTLEQEQERDVRALAGARSQRARTLAQVQSTLKTRNDELTKLQRDARALEKLVEELRRAIEEFPELAERPFQQIRGKLPWPVKGSVLARFGQLRSGGPLKWQGLVIGAARGTEVRAPYYGRVVYADWLPGLGLLIVLDHGGGYMSLYGHNEQLYRRVGDRVEPGDPIGAVGDAAVGQPGLYLEIRKGKQALNPQDWLRK
- a CDS encoding rhodanese-like domain-containing protein gives rise to the protein MNRFFEYTTNHPFLVAAAAILAVLGLMIEMRQRTHGSRAVGPVDAVRLANSGALFLDVRETKDFDAGHIIDARHVPAASLGDRAESLKRYKDKPIVVYCDGGLTSAGAARTLRAAGFGKVVTLRGGLQGWRQENLPVLSKGAERQQAGKPGKSGKPS
- the grxC gene encoding glutaredoxin 3 encodes the protein MSGRDASSLETAGSGPGIVMYTTGTCSYCWRARDLLEHKGAAFHEIRVDKDVEQREVMRQRSGRRTVPQIFIGEQHIGGYDDLAKLERTGKLDPLLAPYLKPA
- the secB gene encoding protein-export chaperone SecB — its product is MADEAPAANGQAVDPNAPQFAPQAVYVKDVSYEAPGGPRIAPDAANPTINLNLNTSVTDLGGDLKEVVLTVRVEAQAAEKTAWLIELQQAGAFGIRNVPAADAQRLLGIFCPTYLLPYARQVVSDLLSKGGFPPFLLPPVNFEALFNQAAERAQQQQQQPQAPATPVN
- a CDS encoding NAD(P)H-dependent glycerol-3-phosphate dehydrogenase, with the protein product MSIAPSTEASVDTTCVVLGAGSWGTALAIQLARLDRPTVLWGRDPAQLTRLAQERRNVRYLPEATFPAALNIEPALGQAVRAGRDVLLAVPSHALRAMLLDILPHLQAGARVSWATKGFECDTGLLPHQVARQILGEQVATAVVSGPTFAREVGAGLPTAMTVAAADPEFARHLAKRLSGENFRAYTSSDVVGVEVGGAVKNVLAIGAGISDGLDFGANTRIALITRGLAEMTRLGVALGARQETFMGLAGLGDLVLTCTDDQSRNRRFGLALATGEKVDAAQRGIGQIVEGVRAAHAVRDVARRLQVEMPICEQVYRVVYEQVSPRDAVKELMARALKSEIPA
- a CDS encoding tRNA (cytidine(34)-2'-O)-methyltransferase; this encodes MLWHTPRVFHVILYQPEIPPNTGNVIRLCANTGARLHLIRPLGFDIGEKAVRRAGMDYAELAQVTAWDTLDECMTALRLPRWFALSSKAMTRYDTVRFAPGDAFLFGPETRGLPETILACCPPQRRLRLPMQAGNRSLNLSNAAAVLIYEAWRQQGFAGAE